Within the Thermodesulfobacteriota bacterium genome, the region CCATGAGACCGCCCGCGGTGAGGCCGCGGGCGTAGCTTCTGCCCTGGAGCCGCTCGTGCTGCGCCTGGAGCTCCTCGATCCGGACCCGGGCACACCGCTCCCCCTCGCCGTACTCGGCATATTCGCCCGGAAAGTCGTACACCTCGAACTCGGCGCCCGCGTGGTCGCGGGCGACGAGCGAGCGGGTGTGCAGGTCTTCCTTGGGCTTCTGGAAGTTGTAGTCCACGAGCGCGAAGGCGCCGGGCTGTACCTCCCGCGAGATGAGCCACTCGTGCACCGCGTCCTCCGGTACGCCCGCCTCAGTCCGTTGATGGAACGAGAGGGTCTCGTACCCCGGGGTGCGCTTGTGCGCCCCGTAGGAGTCGGCCAGCACCAGCGTGTGCTTTCCGTTTTCGTGTTTGAAGTAGTAGTAGATCCCCTCCTGTTCCAGGAGCCTGCTGATGAAGTTGAAGCTCGTCTCACGGTACTGGACGCAGTATTCCAGGGTTCGGTACGACTCGTTGAGCATCTCCTCGAAGTCCGTGAAGCCAAAGCGCCGAAACACCCCTTTGACGATCTCTGGGACGGTCTCGTTCTGATGGATGCGGCAATCCGCCGTGCGCGTGAGGAACCAAAGCCATGGGCGCAAAGTCGCCTGGTACCAGGGATGCCGGCCCAGGTGCCCGGCCTGCCGGAAACGGCTGACGAATCCGTTGAAGTACCGAACACCGCCCGCGGGAAGCTCGAGTCTCACCGTGAGATTCTGGCCGAGGATCTTCTCGAAGGGGATCTCCGGGTCGGTCCCGAGGAGATCCAGGTGGTACTCGAAGAGGCGACCGAGCTCCTCCGCCCCGGTCATCCGGTGGAAGAGAAGCGCCCCCTCCCCCAGGGGGGTGGTGACCTGGACCTTCCTTGCCGCGTCCATTCGCGTTCCTACCTCCCTGCTCGGCCGGGCAACTGAACTCGGCGACGGCGCTCGGGCCGCAACGGTCTCCCGTTTAGCACGGGCTCCGGGCGTGTCAAGGCCGGTTTCGCGACGGGCTTGCCGGGAAAGGGAGGAGAAGTATCCTTCGGGCCGAGGAGGCTCCCATGCCGGCTGAGCTGGAGTTCGAGGTGCGCTTTCCGCGATCCGCAGCCCAGGGGAAACGCCCCGCGGGTCGGGGCCCGTTCCGGATCCTGGTGCTCGGGGACCTGGGGGGGCGGGGGGATGGGGATGCCGGTGCCCTGGCCGGCCGCAGGCCGGTGGCCGTAGACGGCGACTCGTTCGAGACCGTGATGTGCGGCTTCGGCCCCGGGCTTCACCGGCCCGGTCCCGGCCTCCCGGCCTCGGAGCTCGCCTTTCGGGGCCTCGGCG harbors:
- a CDS encoding type VI secretion system contractile sheath small subunit, yielding MPAELEFEVRFPRSAAQGKRPAGRGPFRILVLGDLGGRGDGDAGALAGRRPVAVDGDSFETVMCGFGPGLHRPGPGLPASELAFRGLGDLHPDRLLERVPVFEPVRELRRQLTAPATFAAAAEELRSLLRVSAPAPETPKPREDDAAT